From Neorhodopirellula lusitana:
CCATCCAGGCGTAAACTCGCAGCATATGCTCACACGCATACCTGCGACCGAATTTGAGACAGGCTGTCGCTCTACGCGGCCGCAATTCAAGCGAGACATTCCTTGGCGAAAAACCTACGCCTGCACTTCGAAAATGGCTTCGATTTCCACAGCCATTCCGCCCGGCAAGGAGTTCGCACCCACGGCACTGCGAGCCGCGATGCCAGCGTCCTCGCCAAACACATCACGGAACAACTCGCTACAACCGTTGATCACCGAGGGTTGGGCATCGAACGCTTCGGTACAACGAACCAAGCCAAAAAGCTTCACCAGACGAACAACTTGGTCGACCGATCCGAGGTGCTGTCGTAGCGTGGCAAGGATCGCCAGCCCGGTTAGACGTGCCGCCGCGTAGCCCGCTTCCACATCCATGTCATCGCCGATCCGACCGGTAATAATTGTCTTGTCGCTCTTCAGCGGCGCGTGCCCCGACAGGTATACCAGATTACCGACCTGAACGATTGGCTTGTAGACACCCATGGGCTGGGGCGCCGGCGGTAATTCCAGTCCGAGTTCTTTGATCTTCGCTTCAAACATGGTCACGATTCCTTTGCGGCCATGAATCCAACGAAGGATTCACTAGGCCAAAAATTGATTTGCGTTAGGGATATTGAAGTCCACCGAGGCGATCGTCTGATCACCACGGCTTACCCAAATGTCTTGAAAAGTGGTACTTCCCGGATCGTACTGCGTCGCCAACAGCATTTGCACCCGGTAGGCGCCGACTTCGCCAATGTTGTTGAACTGATACTCGCCATTTGCGTTGGTACGGCTGGTCCCTAGGTAGTCACCCTGGGCATTGTAAAGATTGATCGCAATGTCGACCATCGGGAACCCAACCTGACCGGACGAAGTGGAACCGGCGTAGACGCGGCCCTGAACGCCGGACTGCATGAAGAACACATTGTCTTGGATATTGTCGATCGAGCTATTCCGCCGAATGATATCCGCGAGCGTTGTCTGGTTCACCTGATCAACCAGATTCGTTGGCAAAGCGTTCTCGTACCAAAAAGAGTCACCCTGACGGGTCCGTTGGAATTGGTCCGCGATGATGGTGCCAATCAACTCGCCTACCGAGCTACCGGCTGCATGATCTTCTGATAATCCGCCCACCCACAGATCGATATCGTCGACGGATCCGTATAGCGATTCAAGCTTCTGTTGCAAATCCACGTCGGATGTGATTTGATCGAAACTCGCGACCCTTTCCAGACCATACGCTTCACGCGTCGTGTTGTAGTCGGCCAATCCGTGATCGCGACCACGGGCGATGTTCAGCGATGCCAGATCGAAGCCGCCCGATCCCGGTTCGCCAAACAGGAAATTCCGCAGACTGCTGATGATCCGCGTGTCGATCTCTTGGGCCTGAATCGACGAGAGGAACTTTAACGAGCTATCGATCCCTTCGGAGTCAATGATCGATGGGTTAAAGAAGGCCTGGGCCAGAGTAATCGCCGGGCTCACTTCGTCGCCGCCGTTGCCGATGAACTTCACTTCGTTGTTGATTAACGTGTGTCCCATCCGATACGCCGCACTGGAGAACTCGGTCGCAATCCCAGGGTTCACACTCGAGTCATAACCGGTGTAGGACGAAATAGCTCCATCACCTAACAGCGCCGGCAAGAACTCGTTGAAGGTGATCGCTTGAATCTCTGCAATGACCGTTTGCCGAGCCTCTTGAAATAGTTGCTCGTCACTCCAGTCCGGATGCAGACCCGCCAAGACACCGGCCTGGTAGTTATGCTCCCGCATGAACAACGTGTGCATTGACGTTAGGTTCGTGTTCTCGTCGACTCGAATATCGCCAGCATCCGAACTTCCGTCCACGTTCTTCGGCAACAGATCGCCGGCTGTTGAACGCAACCTTCCGCCGCTGAACTCACGAAGTTGATCGTTGACCTCCACGCTCGATCCATACACCATCGATCCATCAATGAATGCGGTAATCGCGTTGGCATGCTCACGTGGATTCGTTGGATCCGTGCCGGTCCCGTGAATGTACTCCGAACGCGTCAATGTCATGGTTGCCGTGCCCGTTCCCGCCGGATCAAAATACGGATCACCCGTCGGAATCGCGATCTCGATAGTCTCGCCACCGCTCGCTGGAGGCTCAGTCAGATCCATGTCATGGTCGATGAACTGGCCCCAAACATGAACGATCGCTGACATAGCTCGAGCATTACCGAACTCAGTCGGGCTGGTTTCCGCTAGCACATTACTGATTTCGCGAGCACTTGGTCGGTCTTCACCTGCCGGTGAGGAAACGCCATCGCCGTATTGCGATTCGGTAACACGGATTAGTTCGGCATTCGCCGCGCCCCATTCTGGATGATCTAGATTGTTCCCGAAACCATCAATGGATCGGAAGTCCTGACCTGAAACGTCTCGGGAGTACCGGAAGTAACCGTTGGCATGCAGGGTCTCGCTCTGCCGAAATCCTGGGAAAACTCCATCCTCGGATTTCCAAGTCCCCGTCGAAAAGGTGCCTCCCGACTCGGTTTGGTAGCTGACGCCATCGATGGCAATCTTGTCGACGGTTAGATTGCGATCGGTCTGCCCCTCGACGTAAAGGTCGTTCGTGAACTCGATTCGAACTTGTTCCGCAGTAACGACCGCGTTGGTTGTGAAGCGATAACGCTCGAAGTTGCCGGCGGAAGCATCGCCCCCAACGTTATCCCAATTGGCGACGGCCTCACCATCGACCCACAATCGCATCGACTCGCTACCGGTCGCGCCGGCCGCATCGATCTCAATCGTGCTGCTGTTCGTTACCGGATTTTGGAACTCAAAGTACCCGTTAACGTGCAACGCTTCGCTCTGAACATTGCCTGGTTGAACTCCGATTCCTTCCCGCCATGTCCCGGTTGAAAACACAGCGGCGTCTTCGGTTTGAATCGTTGTATTACCGATCGAGATTCGATCTATGTACAGATTACGGTCAAGCTCACCCGCAACGTATTGATCATTGGTGAAGACGACTTGAATCTTCTGAACGTGTGAGTCAACCGGCCCATCGTAGCTGAAGCTCTGGAACTCTCGATTCGCAAAATTGCCACCGATGTTGGACCAGGACGCGACCGTGTTCCCATCCACTCGAAGCTCCATGTTCTCCTGACCGGTTTGACCTGCGGCTTGGATTGTAATGGGCAACACCGCTTCGTAACGTTCTTGGGTATCGCGGCGAACGACCAGAGATGACTCGATCGCTCCGGTGGCCGTTTCCAGAACCCAGTCTCCGCCGCGATCAGTTGAACCAGTCCGATTGTTCGACGCGGCAACGTCAGCGCCGGTCAGGCTCGCAATAGCGGCAACGAACTGTTCACCCGCAACGGACGCCGAGACATCACAACCGTATAACAGGATATCCGCATCATCGGACAACGCCGCTTTCCATTGGGACAAGGTCGACGCGTTTCGTGACAGCATCGCTGTATCGACGGACTCGTTCCCCAACTGAATCAGTCCGTCCGAACCGTGTGAGATGATGTGAACGGCGCGGATGTCGCAATGCGTTGCCAAAACGCGGCTCACCTGAGCAAGTCCATCTTGATCGGCCGCTAGCAGGACCGCTTTGCAAGACCGAGGTATCCCCGCCATCAATGTTTCCACATCGGGCACATTGGGATCGATGAAGACGATATCGGCAAGCGGAGACCGGGCATGTCCGGTTGCCTGATCGGCGTCCGACGGTGCATCCAAGGATGTCGAATCCTCCGCCCGGATTTCACCTGCCTCTGCTGAAACATCCATCGCTTGGGCGACATCGCCGGCCAACATCACCCGGGGTTCTAGAACGGTCGGAGCCGCGAATCCGCTGCGTGCGGAAGAGATTGACCGAAAAGAACGAGCTGGAACACGACGCCGGCGGCGAGGGACAAACGAAGGCATAATTCGGCTTGTACTGATTGAAAGGACTGGGTCTGGGTCGACGTTAATTCGAGCCCATCCTCAATCAATTCCAATTCCTAGCAATCTGCCGCGTTTCCGCCAAATCCTCGGGGTATCCAGGCCCAAAAGGCTTGCTCCCCAGCAAAACCGAGAGGCCAGATCAATGCAGCCGATCTCGCCAAGCCTCAGCCCCAGCCTGGCAACACGCCGGAAATACGGCTAGCCAGGCAAATACAACCTAGGGAGAGGCACCGCCTGTAGTGAAGCCTCTAATAAACGTCGCGGTGATAGCGGCCATCGGCTGCAAGTTGCTTGATGAATGCCTTGGCTTGTTCGTCAGTCATATTGCCATGCTCGGCGGCGATGTCGTGCAGAGCTCGGTCAACATCCTTGGCCATGCGGGACGCGTCGCCGCAAACATAGAAACTGCCGCCTTCGGACAACCACTTCCAGAGCTCAGCACCGCTTTGTCGCATTCGGTCCTGGACGTACACCTTGGTATCCCCATCGCGACTGAAGGCGGTATCAAGTCGAGTCAGCAATCCGTCGGATTGGTACTGGCGAAGGTCCTCTTCGTACAAAAAGTCGTAAGCTTCGTGTTGATCCCCAAAGAACAACCAGTTCTTGCCCGTCGCCTTGGATACCGCACGCTCTTGCAAGAACGAAACGAACGGTGCGATCCCCGTACCAGGGCCAACCATGATGATGGGTTTGCTTGTATCGGCGGGGACAGTGAAGCCAGCATGGTTAGGCTGCACGAAGACGCGTACGGTCTCGCCTTCCGCAATTCGCTCAGCCAACATCGTACTGGCGACACCTTTGCGAACACGCCCCTCGCGTTCGTAAACAACCTTCCCGACCGTCAGGTGAACTTGGTCACCCACGTGGTTCATGCTACTGGCGATTGAATACAGACGTGGGTTCAGTGGTTCTAGCGTTTCAATCACCTCGGTCGCCGTCACCGTGGCGCCCTTGGCCACTTCGAATACATCCAAGACGTCAAAGCCATCTGGCACACCATCTTCTAACATGGTTTCCAAAGTTGCTTTGTCCGATTCATCAGCGATTCGCCCGACCAGCAATTCAAGTAATTCATCACTCGGATCTTTTAGACAGCAGTCATGCGTCAGCGCGTCCAAAAGCGACTTGCTGTCGCCCATGGGACTTTCCACCGTCACGTTCGCATCCGCGGCCATCACCGCAATCAGCTTCTTGGCAAGTTCGCCACAGTTGGTTGGAAAAACGCCCAAGGCATCACCAACGTTGTACTTCAGCCCCGATCCGGTAAGGTCGATAACGACGTGTCGAGTGTCCTTTGCTGAACCCTCATTGTTCAATCCGCGAGCTTCAATCAGCTTGGCGCTATAAGGATTTTGCCGCGACCACTGGGCCGCCTTGCCATTCGTGGAAACACCGTTCGCTTGGCCGTTCCCGTTGACGGCCTTGCCGTTGGAATCACCATTCGCGGCCGGAGCTTCCGCCAGAATCTTCTTGAGCATCTGTTTGGTTTCTTTACCGCCCGGACTGCAAAGCGTCAGATTCTTCTCGTCGCCGTTGGCGATCGCTTCGCTGTAGGACTGACAAAGGTAACCGCAGGACCCGCAATCAAGCTGAGCCATGGCGGCCATCAGCTTACGCTCGACCGGCTTGTTCTCAGCCAATTCCATCCGGTCAACGATCGGTAGAGCCGCGTCGTGCCAAGGAAAATCCTCCTCTTCTTCCGGTTCGGCAACTGCTGCGCCGCCCGCTGCACCGGCGGCAGCCAGGCCAAGCGTCATCGCCGCGGACGCAGTCGCGTCGGACTGCACACCAGTCAAACCGGCAAAGAAACCATTGAGCCAGGCACGCTGTTCTTCGTTAAACGGTGCCGTTTGAGGGATATAGCTTGTCATCGTGGATCTCTTTTTGCGGGGAAATGTTTGAGTGCGTCAGTCGGCTGTGTCGGATCTAACTGGGCGGACCGCGACCGATCAGGAACGCGGAATCGGTGATCCCGAGGCGAGCCTGGTCATCCAAACTCGCGCGGTTGGTTTGGTTCATCACACCGCCTCCTTCACGCAGGTGAATGCTCGCAGTTCATCGTCCGTCTTCCGGCGAGCGAAATCGACAAACGACTCTCCGTCATCTCGTTGCTCGAGGTAACCGCCGATCAAGCCCACCATCATCAGTGGCAGATCGTCGAAAACAATCGCCTCCAAAAGCGGCCGACCGATGCCTTGCCTGTCTCCCCAGCCGCCGCCTACCATCACGTGATAGCCGTCGACCATGTCTTCACCTTGCTCAACCTGGCACGCGATCAGTCCAATGTCGCCGATGTAGTGCTGGGCACAACTGTGGTGACATCCGGTTAGGTGAATGTTGATCGGAACATCCAAGTCAAGATGCTCGTCCAACACAGCAGCAAGCTGCATGGCGGTCGCTTTCGTGTCTGCACCGCCATACTTGCAACCCGCACTGCCGGTGCAAGCAACTAGGCCAGCCCGAACGGAAGTCGCCCGGTAGTCCAGGCCACAATCCAAGATGGCCTTTTTGACGTTGTCGATATCAGCTTCGCGTATTCCCGGCAGAAGCAGGTTTTGCCAAACCGTCCAGCGAACTTCGCTGTTGCCGTACTCCTCCGCAATCGCGGCCAGGGCCCGACCTTGGTCGCTGGTGATGCGGCCAACGGGCAAGACGACGCCGACGTAGTAGCGTCCGGCTTGTTTCTGTTCGTGGAAGCCAACGTGTGCTTGGCGATCTTCGTTCGAGACGCTCGTGACTCTCGCTGCATCAACTCGACGGAGTGTCTTGCCCATCTCGGCTTCCACCGCCTCGATGAACTTATCGAAACCCCAATCGTCCAACACATATTTCAGACGAGCCTTATTTCGATCCGTGCGGTCGCCACTTTTCACAAACACGCGAACAATGGCTCCGGCCACAGCCACGCATTCATCCGGCTTCAACAACACACCCGTGTCACGAGCAAAATCCTTGTGCCCGGTGATACCGCCGAGCGTCAATTGAAAGTAGACGCCACTCTGAAGATCGCCATCAGCGTTCTCTTCAGTGACCTCGACAGCCTTGAAGCCGATGTCGTTGGTGTCTTCCAATGATGCGATGCGGCCGCCACCGTCAAAGGCGATGTTGAATTTACGAGGCAGCCCGTACATTTCACGGCTGTTCAGAATGTAGTTGTGCATCCGCTTGGCCAGCGGGATTGTTTCAATCAGCTCGTCGGGATCGATCCCTGACAAGCAACTCGCCGTGCAGTTGCGAATGTTGTCCCCACCCGAGCCCAGGCTAATGACATCCAGTTCCCGAATGCCGTAAAGCATGTTGGAAGCTTGATCAGCCGGAATCTCACGGAACTGAAGGTTGGCTCGTGTCGTGACGTCCAAATAGCCACCCGCACTCCGATCCGCCAAATTCGACATGCCGGCTAACTGCCAGGCATGCGAAAGGCCGCCCGGAATCCTGAGCCGCATCATGTAAGAGTTCTGTGCGGGAGCGACATGGAACAGACCGTGGAACTTCTGCAGGAACGCATCGGTTCCTTTCGGAAACACGCCCTCATCGCTCCAGCCGATAATTTCGTCCCACATGTCCAGCGGGTTTTTGGCCTGTTTGGCGGTTTCCTCTTTCGTGAGTTTCTTTCCCGCGGCGATGGTGTCCGCTTGAGCCTGAAGAGCAATTCTTTCTGGACCCACTGGCAAGACTTGGCCATTGACCGTCGCTGCACCTCCGCCCACGTTGATCTGCGTCGCACCACCCGCCCCACCTGCGGCAACGTTCGATAAGACTGGCAAGCCTGAAACCGCACGTGCAACATCGGCACCGAAAGTGAAGCCACTCAGGTACTGTTTTTGTTCTTCAGAGAAAGCTTTTGAATCGCTCATGAGGACTATTTGCTTTGGGGGGCTTTGGGAGTGATTCGAACAGCGCAGTCCTTGTAACTAGGCTGCCCACTATGTGGATCGAAATGCGATAAAGTTAGTTGATTGGTTTCTGCATAGTGCATCGGGATGAACGCTTGCCCGCGACGGACCGTGGCGGTCACACACGCATTGGCCTCGATCTTTCCGCGACGTGACTCAATCGTGACCGTGTCACCATGAACGATCTCCCATTCATCCGCGTCCACTGGATTGATCTCCACATAGGCTTCTTGCGGATACAACATGCCCAGCACAGGGCTTTGTTTGGTTCGAGTTTGGGTATGCCACTGGCTCACCGTGCCGCGTCCAGTCAACAGTGTGACGGGATACTTTTGCGTTGGTGGTTCCGGCATCGGCGTGATGTCGTCGACGATAAGCTTTGCTTTCCCGTCGTCATAGAAAAAGCGGCCGTCTTCAAAAAGTCGGCGTTGTTGAGGTGGCTCCGACGATCCCGTGGCCGCCGCGTCCGCTTCCGTCCAGGGCCACTGGATCCCGCCACACCGATCGATGTGGGCATAGCCATCGATTCCAGTTATGTCACAAGGTTGGCCGCGACTGGCACGCTGCATGATCCGGAAGACCGCTTCAGGATCAGTCCATTCGGCGAATTGTTCGCCCACGCCCCAGTAGTGTGCAATCCCGCGGAGGATCTGGAAATCTGACAAAGCCTGCCCTGGTGCACGACGCACTTTCTTGAGCAATCCGTATCGCCGTTCACTATTGATGAACGTGCCCTCTTTCTCACCCCATCCAGCGGTCGGAAAAATCAAGTCCGCGTGCTCGGCCGTTTCCGTGGTGTCGTACATGTCTTGCACGACCAGGAAGTCCAGTTTGCCAAACAACTCTTTCACATCGGCTTGATCAATCCAGCTGTGGGCTGGATTCGTGGCAATCACCCACAACGCCTTGATCTCTCCGTTGCGAACGCCCTCGATGATTCGGTCGTAACGCCAACTCGATGTAGTGGGAATGCACTCGCTATCGAAGCCCAATACATCAGCCACCTTCTGGCGGTCTTGTTCAGAAGCAAAACTGTGGTGCCCAAGCAAGTTCGTTGTGCCACTCCACAAACGCGACCCCATCGCGTTGCACTGACCGGTAATGCTATTGGCTCCGGTGCCAGGACGACCGATGTTACCGGTAATCAACGCGATGTTGATCATCGCTTGAGCTGTCCGAGTTCCCTCGTAGCTTTGATTGACGCCCATCGTCCACCACAACGAAACTGCCTTGCGAGTTCCAATCGTATGGGCGACTTGTTCCAGCGAACCAACCGACACTCCCGCCGCGTGTGCCACCGTGTCGACATCAAACTGGCTGACGTGTTCGCAAAGTTCTTCGAAGCCGTTGGTATGCCCCTCAACGAACTGTCGATCCACATATCCGTTGTCGATCAATAGTTTGGTGATCGCATACAAAATCGCAAGGTCGTGCTTGGGCTTGACCTGCAAATGTTGCGTCGCTGCCATCGCCGTTTCAGTACGACGTGGATCAATGACGATGATCTCGGGAGTGTTCGGATTCCGCAGCACACGTTCCCACATGATCGGGTGACCGATACACGGGTTCGCACCGATGAAAATCAAGCAATCGCTTTGCTCGAAATCGTCATAGGTGAAAGGCGGTGCGTCGAAACCAAATGACTCCTTGTAAGCTGTCACTGCGGTGGCCATGCACTGGCGTGTGTTGCCATCGCCGTGCCGGATGCCCATGCCGAACCGAGCCAGCGCACCGAGAAACGCCATTTCTTCGCTGGGGATCTGTCCGGTGGAAAGAAACGCGACCGAATCCTGACCGTGCTTTTCCTGGACGCCCCGCATTTTGTCAACGAAGGTCGTGAATGCAGCTTCCCATTCAATCGGTTGCATCTTGCCGTTGGCATCACGCAACAACGGTGTCGTCGCTCGCTCGTCCGAATCCAGGACTCGCAAAGCCTCCCAACCCTTGGGGCAAGCCATGCCCAAGTTGACTGGGTATTGAGTTTCAGGAGTCAGACCCACCGCCTCGCCGTCACGCAAATGCAACCGCAAGCCGCAACCGGTCGAGCAATAGCCGCATGTCGCCGTTGTCGTGGTATCGGCAACCATTGAATCGTGCGTCATCCCCAAACCATGCTGGCCAGGCTTCAGCAAC
This genomic window contains:
- a CDS encoding NirA family protein — its product is MSDSKAFSEEQKQYLSGFTFGADVARAVSGLPVLSNVAAGGAGGATQINVGGGAATVNGQVLPVGPERIALQAQADTIAAGKKLTKEETAKQAKNPLDMWDEIIGWSDEGVFPKGTDAFLQKFHGLFHVAPAQNSYMMRLRIPGGLSHAWQLAGMSNLADRSAGGYLDVTTRANLQFREIPADQASNMLYGIRELDVISLGSGGDNIRNCTASCLSGIDPDELIETIPLAKRMHNYILNSREMYGLPRKFNIAFDGGGRIASLEDTNDIGFKAVEVTEENADGDLQSGVYFQLTLGGITGHKDFARDTGVLLKPDECVAVAGAIVRVFVKSGDRTDRNKARLKYVLDDWGFDKFIEAVEAEMGKTLRRVDAARVTSVSNEDRQAHVGFHEQKQAGRYYVGVVLPVGRITSDQGRALAAIAEEYGNSEVRWTVWQNLLLPGIREADIDNVKKAILDCGLDYRATSVRAGLVACTGSAGCKYGGADTKATAMQLAAVLDEHLDLDVPINIHLTGCHHSCAQHYIGDIGLIACQVEQGEDMVDGYHVMVGGGWGDRQGIGRPLLEAIVFDDLPLMMVGLIGGYLEQRDDGESFVDFARRKTDDELRAFTCVKEAV
- a CDS encoding peroxidase family protein; its protein translation is MPSFVPRRRRRVPARSFRSISSARSGFAAPTVLEPRVMLAGDVAQAMDVSAEAGEIRAEDSTSLDAPSDADQATGHARSPLADIVFIDPNVPDVETLMAGIPRSCKAVLLAADQDGLAQVSRVLATHCDIRAVHIISHGSDGLIQLGNESVDTAMLSRNASTLSQWKAALSDDADILLYGCDVSASVAGEQFVAAIASLTGADVAASNNRTGSTDRGGDWVLETATGAIESSLVVRRDTQERYEAVLPITIQAAGQTGQENMELRVDGNTVASWSNIGGNFANREFQSFSYDGPVDSHVQKIQVVFTNDQYVAGELDRNLYIDRISIGNTTIQTEDAAVFSTGTWREGIGVQPGNVQSEALHVNGYFEFQNPVTNSSTIEIDAAGATGSESMRLWVDGEAVANWDNVGGDASAGNFERYRFTTNAVVTAEQVRIEFTNDLYVEGQTDRNLTVDKIAIDGVSYQTESGGTFSTGTWKSEDGVFPGFRQSETLHANGYFRYSRDVSGQDFRSIDGFGNNLDHPEWGAANAELIRVTESQYGDGVSSPAGEDRPSAREISNVLAETSPTEFGNARAMSAIVHVWGQFIDHDMDLTEPPASGGETIEIAIPTGDPYFDPAGTGTATMTLTRSEYIHGTGTDPTNPREHANAITAFIDGSMVYGSSVEVNDQLREFSGGRLRSTAGDLLPKNVDGSSDAGDIRVDENTNLTSMHTLFMREHNYQAGVLAGLHPDWSDEQLFQEARQTVIAEIQAITFNEFLPALLGDGAISSYTGYDSSVNPGIATEFSSAAYRMGHTLINNEVKFIGNGGDEVSPAITLAQAFFNPSIIDSEGIDSSLKFLSSIQAQEIDTRIISSLRNFLFGEPGSGGFDLASLNIARGRDHGLADYNTTREAYGLERVASFDQITSDVDLQQKLESLYGSVDDIDLWVGGLSEDHAAGSSVGELIGTIIADQFQRTRQGDSFWYENALPTNLVDQVNQTTLADIIRRNSSIDNIQDNVFFMQSGVQGRVYAGSTSSGQVGFPMVDIAINLYNAQGDYLGTSRTNANGEYQFNNIGEVGAYRVQMLLATQYDPGSTTFQDIWVSRGDQTIASVDFNIPNANQFLA
- a CDS encoding sulfite reductase subunit alpha, which codes for MTSYIPQTAPFNEEQRAWLNGFFAGLTGVQSDATASAAMTLGLAAAGAAGGAAVAEPEEEEDFPWHDAALPIVDRMELAENKPVERKLMAAMAQLDCGSCGYLCQSYSEAIANGDEKNLTLCSPGGKETKQMLKKILAEAPAANGDSNGKAVNGNGQANGVSTNGKAAQWSRQNPYSAKLIEARGLNNEGSAKDTRHVVIDLTGSGLKYNVGDALGVFPTNCGELAKKLIAVMAADANVTVESPMGDSKSLLDALTHDCCLKDPSDELLELLVGRIADESDKATLETMLEDGVPDGFDVLDVFEVAKGATVTATEVIETLEPLNPRLYSIASSMNHVGDQVHLTVGKVVYEREGRVRKGVASTMLAERIAEGETVRVFVQPNHAGFTVPADTSKPIIMVGPGTGIAPFVSFLQERAVSKATGKNWLFFGDQHEAYDFLYEEDLRQYQSDGLLTRLDTAFSRDGDTKVYVQDRMRQSGAELWKWLSEGGSFYVCGDASRMAKDVDRALHDIAAEHGNMTDEQAKAFIKQLAADGRYHRDVY
- a CDS encoding molybdopterin oxidoreductase family protein — protein: MSLAEDPSTTSRITLPKVKLPELLQRRDGSMTRELLLKPGQHGLGMTHDSMVADTTTTATCGYCSTGCGLRLHLRDGEAVGLTPETQYPVNLGMACPKGWEALRVLDSDERATTPLLRDANGKMQPIEWEAAFTTFVDKMRGVQEKHGQDSVAFLSTGQIPSEEMAFLGALARFGMGIRHGDGNTRQCMATAVTAYKESFGFDAPPFTYDDFEQSDCLIFIGANPCIGHPIMWERVLRNPNTPEIIVIDPRRTETAMAATQHLQVKPKHDLAILYAITKLLIDNGYVDRQFVEGHTNGFEELCEHVSQFDVDTVAHAAGVSVGSLEQVAHTIGTRKAVSLWWTMGVNQSYEGTRTAQAMINIALITGNIGRPGTGANSITGQCNAMGSRLWSGTTNLLGHHSFASEQDRQKVADVLGFDSECIPTTSSWRYDRIIEGVRNGEIKALWVIATNPAHSWIDQADVKELFGKLDFLVVQDMYDTTETAEHADLIFPTAGWGEKEGTFINSERRYGLLKKVRRAPGQALSDFQILRGIAHYWGVGEQFAEWTDPEAVFRIMQRASRGQPCDITGIDGYAHIDRCGGIQWPWTEADAAATGSSEPPQQRRLFEDGRFFYDDGKAKLIVDDITPMPEPPTQKYPVTLLTGRGTVSQWHTQTRTKQSPVLGMLYPQEAYVEINPVDADEWEIVHGDTVTIESRRGKIEANACVTATVRRGQAFIPMHYAETNQLTLSHFDPHSGQPSYKDCAVRITPKAPQSK
- a CDS encoding RidA family protein; translated protein: MFEAKIKELGLELPPAPQPMGVYKPIVQVGNLVYLSGHAPLKSDKTIITGRIGDDMDVEAGYAAARLTGLAILATLRQHLGSVDQVVRLVKLFGLVRCTEAFDAQPSVINGCSELFRDVFGEDAGIAARSAVGANSLPGGMAVEIEAIFEVQA